The Cellulosimicrobium cellulans genome contains the following window.
CCAGGCGCAGGCCCAGAAGATGACCGGCGGCCAGGACGTCTTCACGTACGTGATCCTCGGCTTCGCGGCCGTGGCCCTGCTCGTCGCGGCGCTCGTCATCGCGAACACGTTCCAGGTGCTCGTCGCGCAGCGCACGCGCACCCTGGCCCTCCTGCGCGCCGTCGGCGCGAACCGGTCGCAGCTCGCCCGGTCGGTCCTGTCCGAGGCGACGATCCTCGGCGTCCTGTCCTCCGTGGGCGGCATCCTGCTCGGCTGCCTGCTCACGCAGGTCGCGCTCCTCGTGGCCCGCGGGGCGGACCTGGGCGTGCCGATCCCGGCGACCATCACCGTGACGCCCGCGGTCGTGCTCGTCCCGCTGCTCGTCGGCACGCTCGTCACGGTCGTCGCGTCGTTCGCCCCCGCGCGCGCCGCCACGCGCGTCGCGCCGCTCGAGGCGCTGCGCCCTGCCGACGCGCCGAGCCTCACGCGCGGCGGGGGCCGCGTGCGCCTCGTGATCGCGACCCTGCTCACCCTCGGAGGGCTCGCCGTCCTCGGCGGCGGCATCTGGCTCGGCAGCTCCGGCAGCCCCGAGATCGGTCTCCTCGCGGGGGTCGCGGGCGGCGCCCTGTCGTTCGTCGGCGTCCTCGTCGGCGCCGTGTACTGGCTGCCGGGCGTCGTGTCGTTCGTCGGTCGGCTGCTCGCCGGCACCGGGTCGACGGCGCGGCTCGCCACCGCGAACACCCTGCGCAACCCGCGCCGCACCACGGCGACCAGCACCGCGCTGCTCATCGGCGTCACGCTCGTCGCGATGATGTCGACCGGCGCCGCGAGCGCCCGCACGTCGCTCGACGCGGCGCTCGACGACCAGTACCCGGTCGACGTCCTCGTCGCGACCGACGCCTACGGGTCGACCGAGGACGCGGTGCCGAGCGACGTGGTGCGCGCCGTCTCGGGGACCGAGGGCGTCTCGCGCGTCGTCGAGCTCTCCGCGGCGACGGTCACGCTGCTCGACGGCGCCGAGATCACGATGCACGGGGTGGACCCGGACCAGGCGCGCGCCGTCGTGCGCTCGCCCGACGTGCTCGCGGCGTTCGCCCCGGGCACGGTCATGGTCCCCGAGGGCGACGCGAAGGCCTGGGACGTCACCGAGGGTGACACGCTGGAGCTCACCGGGCCGGACGGGGCGACCCTCGACGTGACGGCCCACGTCGGGGCCATCGGGGACGGCTGGCTCCTCGACGCGGACGACGCGAGGACCCTGGCCCCGGACGCCCTCGTGTCCCGGCTGTGGGTCGGGCTCGACGACGCCGGCGACGCGACGCAGGTCGTGCCGGCGATCCAGGACGCGATCGTCGAGTCGGACACGCCCGTCGAGGTGGCCGGCATCGCCGTCGAGCGTGCGGCCATGCAGAGCGTCATCGACACGATCCTCGGGGTCATCGTGGGCCTGCTCGCCGTCGCCGTCGTCATCGCGCTCATCGGCGTGGCGAACACGCTGTCGCTCTCGGTCATCGAGCGGCGACGCGAGTCGGCGACGCTCCGCGCGATCGGCCTCAGCCGCGCCCAGCTGCGGTGGATGCTCGCGCTCGAGGGCATGCTCATCGCGGGCGTGGGCGCGGTCCTCGGCATCGTGCTGGGCGTCCTGTACGGCTGGGCGGGTGCGGCGACGGCGCTGAGCGTCATGGGCGACGTGTCGCTCGCGGTGCCGTGGCGGGACGTCGCGCTCGTGCTCGTCGTCGCGCTCGTGGCGGGGCTCGTGGCGTCCGTCGTGCCCGGCCGGACGGCCGCCCGCACGTCGCCCGTCGCGGCGCTCGCCGTGGACTGAGCCGCGGCTCGCCGGGCCAGACGGTCGACGCGCGCCCCTGTGGACGGACCTCCGTCCACAGGGGCGCGCTCGTTCCCCGGCGGGGAGGCCGCGCCGTCGGGCACCATCGGCGCGTGCCAGCCGCCCCCGCCCCGCCGTCCCCCGTCACCGGCCCCGCCCCAGCCGCGCCGGCAGACGAGTCGTGGCTGCGGGTCACGGTGCACCCGGGCACGGACGTCCTGCTCCCTCCCGGGGCGCGCCTCGGCGACGTGCGCGCCGGCCTCGCCGACCTCGTGTGCCGCCCGGAGCTGCGCACCGCCGCCCTGCTCGTGGACGGCGTCCCGGTCGACGACGACCAGCGCTGCGGGACCCGCCCCCTGCTCCCCGGAGCGACGGTCGCAGTCGTGTCCCGCGGTCGGAGGGCCGTCGCCGGGGCGGCGGCCCGAACGGACGACGTGCTCGCCGCGCCGCTCCACGTCGCGGTCCTCGCCGGCGGGGACGCGGGCCGGCTCGTCGCCGTCCCGGACGGCGCGGGCCGCACCCGGGTCGACGGGCTCGACCTCCGCCGGCGCGTCTCCCGCCGTGGCGTGCGGGTCCGGGTCCGCGCACCGCGTGGCTCCCGGCGCGTGCCCGACGACGCGGCGGTCCTCGTCGCGCGGCCCGCCCGAGCAGGTCGCCGGGTCGCGTCGTGGCGCGCGGTCCGCTGGCGCGCGGGCGACGCCCTCGTCACCCCGCAGGGCGTCTACGCCCTGCGACCTCGCCCCGTCCTGGTGCACGGGCCTCGCACCGGCCCCGCCGACCCCTCGTCCGTCGACGCGGCACCGGGCCGGCCGAGCACCGGCCTCCTCGCGACCGCGGCCGCCCCCGCGGTCGCCTCGCTCGCCCTCGCCGTGACCTTCCGCCAGCCGCTCTACGCGCTGCTCGCGCTCGCCGGGCCGCTGGCGCTCCTCGTCCCCGCGCTCGTCGAGGCCCGGCGACGCCGCGCCGCGCGCCGGACCGGGCGGCGCGACGTGCCCGACCGGGACGGTGCGTCGCCTCCCGGCACCGACGGCTCCCCCGCGACGACGCCCGTCGACCCGCTACGGCCGCGGCCCGCCGACGCGCTCACCTGGGCGGCTGTCGCCCGGCTCGCACCGGCCACGGCGCTCCCCGGCACGGCTCCGCCCGGTCTCGGCGTCGGACCCGGCACCGCCGCGGCCACCCCGGTCCCGCGGGTGCGGCTCCCTGACGGGTGCGTCGCCGTCGTCGGTCCGCGCGCCGCTGCGCTCGCCGCCGCACGCGCCGTCCTCGGGGAGCTCCTGTCGACGGGCTCCGTGCCGGTCGTCCGGCACCCGCCGCACGCCGCGTCCGACTGGGCCTGGTGCGGCTGGCTCTCGCGCGCGAGCACCGTCGACTCGTTGGAGACCGTGCGACCCCCGACCGGCGCGGCGACCGTCCTGGTCGTCGACGGCGCCCTGCCCGCGGGCGAGCCGGCGCGGGCCTGGGAGCGGCTCGGGCCCGCGGGGACCGACCTGCTGCTCGTGCTCGACGACGCGGCCCGCGTCCCGGCGTGGTGCAGGACGGTCGTGGACGTGACCGGGCCGACCGCCGTGGTCACCGGCCCGGACGGAGCGCGCGCCGTGCGCGAGCACGTCGGAGCGGGCCAGGACTGGGCCGTCGCGCTCGCGCGTCGGATCGCCGCGGCGGAGCACCTCGGCCGGATCGACGGTACCGACCCGGCCGGGCGCGACCCCGGCGACCCGACCTCCCCCGGGCTGCCGGCGGACGTCGCGCTCGGCCAGCTCCTCGGCCTGCCGACGGTCCCGCGCGACCTCACCGCGTGGGTCGACGCCCGCTGGCAGGACGCGGCGCGCCGCGACGGGTCCGGCCTGCGGGCCGTGCTCGGCGTCGGCTCCGGAGGCGCGACGGTGGCCGTGGACCTCGTCCGCGACGGCCCGCACGTGCTCGTCGCCGGGACCACGGGCGCGGGCAAGTCGGAGCTCCTGCAGACCCTCGTCGCGGGGCTCGCGCTCGGGCGCTCGCCGGAGGAGCTGTCGTTCGCGCTCGTCGACTTCAAGGGCGGCGCGAGCTTCGGGGCCTGCGGGCGCCTGCCGCACGTCGTGGGCACGGTGACCGACCTCGACCCGGGACTCGCCGGCCGCGCGCTCGCCGGGCTGCGGTCCGAGCTGCGCCGGCGCGAGCACGTGCTCGCCGCGGCGGGGGCGACGAGCATCGACGAGCTGCCTCGCGGGCGCCTGCCACGGCTCGTCGTCGTGGTGGACGAGTTCCGGGCGCTCGCCGACGACCTGCCCGACCTGCTGCCCGGGCTGCTGCGCGTCGCCGCCCAGGGCCGCTCGCTCGGCGTGCACCTCGTCCTGGCGACGCAGCGGCCCGCCGGGGCGGTGAGCACCGACGTGCGGGCCAACATCACCCTGCGTCTCGCCCTGCGGGTGGTCGACGTCGCCGACTCGCGCGACGTCGTCGAGTCACCGCTCGCGGCGCTCGTCCCGGCCTCGGCGCCGGGCCGGCTCGTCCTGCGCCGGGGTGCCGAACCTCCGCTCGCGGTGCAGTGCGCCCGTGCCGGGGCGCCGACGCCCGTCCCGGCGTCGGGTGCGCGCGCCGCTCCCCCGTGGGGCGTCGCACGCGGGCGCGCCCGCGACGCCCTTCCTGCGCACGACGACGGCGACGCAGCCGGCGCGGGAGCACCCCGGCCCGCGGACGACGAGCTTCCCCGGATCGTGGCCGCGCTCCGCGAGGTCGCCGAGCGCGCCGGTCTGCGCCCGCCGCCGCCGCCGTGGCTGCCCGCCCTGCCCGACCATGTCGGTCCGGACGACCTCGCCGACGTCGCGCACGACGGCGAGGTCCGGACCGGCGACCTCCCGGAGGAGCCGTCGGACGACCCGGTGCGGTCCGGCGACGGCCGGTTCGGCCTCGCGGAGGGCGCGGCACGCAGCGCGGTCGCGACGCTGCCCGTCGCGCTCGGCGACCTCCCCGACCTCCAGCGCCGGACGGTCGTCCGCTGGGACCCGCGCGACGGGCACCTCGCGGTGCTGGGACGCGCACGCTCAGGCCGCACGACGGCCCTGCGTGCTCTGGGGTGGGCGGCCGTCGACCGCGGGTGGACGGTCCACGCCGTCGGGTCGGGGCTCGCCGACCTCGCGGCCCACCCCGGGACGGGGACCGTCGTCGACCGCGACGACCCGCGCCGCCTCGTCCGCCTCCTCCGGCTGCTGGCCGGTCACGACGACGGGCAGGAGCGGCCCCCGGGGACCGACGCCGTCGACGGGGCGCTCCTGCTCGTGGACGACGTCGACGCCGTCCGGTCGGTGCTCGCGGGACTGGCGGGCGGGGCCGGTGCAGACGCGCTCACGGACGTGCTCGCCGGCCCCGTCGCCGTCGCCGTGGGGTGCGGCGGTCCGACGGTCGCGGGGCTGTCGTCGCTGGTCGGGGTGCGTGCGGTCTTGGTGTCGCGCGACCGTCACGACGACGTGTCGCTGGGCGTGCCGGCGGCGCTCGCCGGGCGAGGAGGCCCGCCGGGGCGCGCCGTGTGGCTCGGACCCGGTGAGCCGGTCCTGTGCCAGGTCGCCCTCCCGGCGGCGCCGCCACCGGGGCCCGGTCCCGGGAGGACGACGCACCCGGCCGCCCGCACCGGGTCGGGCGCTCCCGACCGAGGCGCCCGGCCCGGCGCGTTCCGGCTCCTGCCGTTGCCCGAGCGGGTCGTGCCCGCCGAGCTCGCCTCCCTCGTCCCACGCCCCGCAGCGTCCGGACCGCGCGCGGCGGGGGCCGGCAGGCTCCAGATCCCGGTGGGCCGGGGCGGAGACGTCGCCGGCACCGTCACGCTGGACGTGTCGCGGGGAGCGCTCGTCGTCGGACCGCCCGGCTCGGGACGCACGAGCGCGCTCGTCCTCCTCGCTCGGCACCTGGCGCGCGAGGGCGTCCTCGCCGCGGTCGTCGCCCGCGACGAGACCCTCGCCGCCGCGGCAGGTCCTCCGACGATCGTCGTGCGGCGCCACGCGCCGGCGGACGTCGGCGCGCTCCTCGACGCCGTCGCCGCCGGCACGCGCACGACCGCCCGCGAGAGCCCGCAGGAGAAGGTGCCGGAGGACGGGCCGCCAGCACCGCCCGGGGTCGTGGTGGTCGACGACCTGGACGTCCTCGTCCAGCTCTGCGTGGTCGAGGGAGAGCGGCTCGCGGCGGCGTGCCGGGACGGTCTCGTGCTCCTCGCCTCCGCGACGACCGGCGGGGCCGCGTCGGCGCTGCGCGGCCCGCTCGCGGACCTGCGCGGGGTGCGCACCGGCGTGGTCCTCGCGCCGGGAGAGCGTGGCAGCACCGAGGTGTTCGGCGGCGGCCTCGAGTGGCTCGCCGAGCCGGGGCGGCCGCGGCCGGGCCGCGGGGTGCTCGTCCAGGGCGCCCGGCTCGCCCCGGTGCAGCTCGCGCTGCCCTCGGCGGACGCTCGACCGTCCAGGACGTCCCGGGACGAGCCGTCGGGGCATCAGCCCTGACGGACCGGGCGTCGAGGCGTCAGGCGGTGGTTCGGGAGTCGCGGGTCGTCGCCTCGACGACCGGGCGCAGCATGAGCAGGACCAGGACCACGACCGCGAGCACGAGCGCCGCGACGACCCACGGCGTCACGCCGACCTGGAGCGAGCTGATCGCGACGACGCCCTGCAGGATCTGCCACGTCGCGACGGGCGACCGCGCCCAGCGCTGCCCGCGCAGCAGGCCGCGCAGGCTCGCGGCGAGCACCGCCGCGACGCCCAGCGCGAAGACGACGAGGAACGCGCTCACCCCGAACGACTGCGACCCGCCGCGCACGAGCTCGACGAGGAGCAGGACCGCGCCGACGGCGAGGACCGCGACCTCGAGCCCGATCCCGACGAGGAGCGCGGTCAGCGCCGGGGGTCGCGACGCGCCGTCGGGGGCCGGGTCAGGCGTCGGCGAGGGCTGCTCGGGCGGGTGTCCGGAGGGCTTGCGGGGAGGCACGATCACCCAGCGTACGCGCCGACCTGCGGCTTCACACCCGTGTGACGAAGGCCTCACGATTCATGCGACGGAAACTTTCTCGTAACCCCTTGTGCTGCGCTTCACGAGGTGTGAACCTGGTTCAAGCATCAATCACCCCCGCCTCGAGCCCTGGTCCAGGCAGCCCCCTGCCGGGCATCACCGCGACGAGTCATCACCTCGCGACCAGGCTCCCCTCTGCCAAGGAGACGACGACCATGGACTGGCGCCACCGCGCAGCCTGCCTCGACGAAGACCCCGAGCTCTTCTTCCCGATCGGCAACACGGGCCCCGCGCTCCTGCAGATCGAGGAGGCGAAGGCCGTGTGCCGTCGCTGCGACGTCGTCGACACGTGCCTCAAGTGGGCCATCGAGTCCGGGCAGGACGCGGGCGTCTGGGGCGGCCTCTCCGAGGACGAGCGCCGCGCCCTCAAGCGCCGCACCGCGCGCGCGCGCCGCGCCGGCTGATACGCTCCGCCCGCCACGGGCGTCGAGCAGCACGTCGACGACGGGCCGTCACCCTCCGGGGTGGCGGCCCGTCGTCGTACCGGGCGGTCGCGCCAGGCGGTCGCGCCGGTACCCGCGGGCTCAGGCCTGCCGGTTGCCGTCGCGCAGGACGAGCGCGAGCACGACCTGCGTCCCCCCGCCGGGGCGCGGCGACCACTCGATGGAGCCGCCGAGCTCGTTCGTCACGAGCGTGCGCACGATCTGCGTCCCCAGGCCGCTCTTCGCGGCCTTGCCCGCCCGGGCGACGTCGCCGTCGGGCATGCCGATGCCGTCGTCCGCGACCACGATGCGCAGGGCGGAGCCCTCGCGCTCGACCGCGACCTCGACGGTCCCGGTGTCCTGCTTGGAGAGGCCGTGCTCGACGGCGTTGGTGACGAGCTCGGTGAGGATGAGCGCGAGCGGGGTCGCGTCCTCGGCGGGCACGAGGCCGAAGCTGCCGGTCCGGACGGTGCGGACGCTCGTGTCCGCCGACGCGACGTCGGCGGCGAGGCGCAGGGCCCGGCCCACCATGTCGTCGAACTCGACCTCCTCGTCGAGGGTCTGCGACAGGCTCTCGTGCACCAGGGCGATCGTCGCCACGCGGCGCATGGCCTCCTCGAGCGCGGCGCGCGCCTCGGGCACGTCCATGCGCCGGGCCTGCAGGCGCAGGAGCGCAGCGACCGTCTGGAGGTTGTTCTTCACGCGGTGGTGGATCTCGCGGATCGTCGCGTCCTTGGTGATGAGCTCGCGCTCGCGCCGCCGCAGCTCGGACACGTCGCGGCACAGCAGGACGGCGCCGATGCGCTGGCCGGACTCGGTGAGCGGCAGCGCACGCAGCGAGAGCGCGACGCGCTGCGCCTCGATCTCCGTGCGCCACGGCGCCCGGCCCATGACCACGAGCGGGAGCGACTCGTCGACGGGCGTCTGGTGCTCGATGAGGTCGGCCGTCACCTCGGCGAGCGACCGCCCGACGAGCGGGCCGATGACGCCGAGGCGGTGGAAGCAGCTCAGCGCGTTGGGGCTCGCGTAGAGGACCTCGCCCTCGGAGTTCAGCCGGATGAGGCCGTCGCCGACGCGCGGGGCACCCCGCCGCGGACCGGTCGCGGCGTTGGGAAAGGGGAACTCGCCGCGCGAGATCATCGCGATCAGGTCGTCCGCGGCCTCGACGTAGTTGAGCTCGAGACGGCTGGGCGTGCGCCCGCTGCCGAGGTTCGTCTGCCGCGCCACGACGGCGATCGCGCGCCCGGAGTGCAGGACCGGGATGGCCTCCTCGCGGACCGCGTACGCGCCGAACCAGCGCGGCTCGCGCGAGCGCTGCGAGCGGACCTCGGTGAGGGCGCGCTCGAGTTGGGGGCGCTGCCCCTCGGGCGCGAACGAGCCGACGATGTCGTCGTAGTGGACGGTCGCGCCGGTCGACGGGCGGCACTGCGACACCGCGACGAAGTTGCCGTCGGTCGTGGGGAGCCACAGCACGAGGTCGGCGAACGCGAGGTCGGAGATCACCTGCCAGTCGCCCACGAGCAGGTGCAACCACTCGTTGTCCGCCGGGCTGAGGTCGGCGTGGCGGGAGATGAGGTCACTCATGGCAGACACGGACCCCAGCGTAAGGGGGCCGGACCGGTAGAGTCCCCTCAGCGCCCGCGCGCGCGGGCGCCCGAACCCGTCGACCGACCCGGCGGCCGACCCCACCGGGCCGGTGGCAGGTCGGCCCAGGGCCCGAGGAGGTCCCGTGCACCTGAGCGTCGAGCTCCGCTACCCCGCCGCCGTCCCCGTGGTCGGCACGATGCTCGCCGACGAGGAGTTCGTCCGCTGGCGCGCCGCGCGCTCGGGTGGCGACGGGGCCCACGTCGAGCAGGTCGACGTCACCGGCAGCGCCGGCGAGGGGTTCACGGTGACGGTGCGCCGCACCCTGCCCACCGACCAGATCCCGGCGCACGTCCGGTCCTTCGTCGGCGGCCAGCTCGAGATCCGGCAGGCCGAGGCGTGGGAGCCGGAGCGCGCGGGCGAGCGGTCCGGGACCGTGTCGCTCGAGATCACCGGCGCCCCCGTGCGGCTCACCGGCACGGTCACGCTCTCCCCCGACGGCGACGGCACCGTCGAGCGCTACGCGGGCGAGGTGAAGGCCTCGGTGCCGCTGT
Protein-coding sequences here:
- a CDS encoding ABC transporter permease is translated as MRRSIGRLVAAGVAIVIGTAFVTATLIAGNVITQTTNDSIAAQFADADLVVSAPSDLTASDVDALRSVAGVDAVDAVQFTYLDLSHGAKRVFQLGVPAPSDPRFEALEVVEGSMPTASGQVSLPTAVAERLGVGIGDTVASSRNVWDASAPDGGAYEEVRDELTVVGTTDDPYGAYAQMGGAVVVTAEDVAAWEAAQASPDDAERLYSAAMVGLAPGTDLETARADLVAASPDEAEAVTPAEHAQAQAQKMTGGQDVFTYVILGFAAVALLVAALVIANTFQVLVAQRTRTLALLRAVGANRSQLARSVLSEATILGVLSSVGGILLGCLLTQVALLVARGADLGVPIPATITVTPAVVLVPLLVGTLVTVVASFAPARAATRVAPLEALRPADAPSLTRGGGRVRLVIATLLTLGGLAVLGGGIWLGSSGSPEIGLLAGVAGGALSFVGVLVGAVYWLPGVVSFVGRLLAGTGSTARLATANTLRNPRRTTATSTALLIGVTLVAMMSTGAASARTSLDAALDDQYPVDVLVATDAYGSTEDAVPSDVVRAVSGTEGVSRVVELSAATVTLLDGAEITMHGVDPDQARAVVRSPDVLAAFAPGTVMVPEGDAKAWDVTEGDTLELTGPDGATLDVTAHVGAIGDGWLLDADDARTLAPDALVSRLWVGLDDAGDATQVVPAIQDAIVESDTPVEVAGIAVERAAMQSVIDTILGVIVGLLAVAVVIALIGVANTLSLSVIERRRESATLRAIGLSRAQLRWMLALEGMLIAGVGAVLGIVLGVLYGWAGAATALSVMGDVSLAVPWRDVALVLVVALVAGLVASVVPGRTAARTSPVAALAVD
- a CDS encoding sensor histidine kinase; protein product: MSDLISRHADLSPADNEWLHLLVGDWQVISDLAFADLVLWLPTTDGNFVAVSQCRPSTGATVHYDDIVGSFAPEGQRPQLERALTEVRSQRSREPRWFGAYAVREEAIPVLHSGRAIAVVARQTNLGSGRTPSRLELNYVEAADDLIAMISRGEFPFPNAATGPRRGAPRVGDGLIRLNSEGEVLYASPNALSCFHRLGVIGPLVGRSLAEVTADLIEHQTPVDESLPLVVMGRAPWRTEIEAQRVALSLRALPLTESGQRIGAVLLCRDVSELRRRERELITKDATIREIHHRVKNNLQTVAALLRLQARRMDVPEARAALEEAMRRVATIALVHESLSQTLDEEVEFDDMVGRALRLAADVASADTSVRTVRTGSFGLVPAEDATPLALILTELVTNAVEHGLSKQDTGTVEVAVEREGSALRIVVADDGIGMPDGDVARAGKAAKSGLGTQIVRTLVTNELGGSIEWSPRPGGGTQVVLALVLRDGNRQA
- a CDS encoding WhiB family transcriptional regulator, with product MDWRHRAACLDEDPELFFPIGNTGPALLQIEEAKAVCRRCDVVDTCLKWAIESGQDAGVWGGLSEDERRALKRRTARARRAG
- a CDS encoding FtsK/SpoIIIE domain-containing protein, whose product is MPAAPAPPSPVTGPAPAAPADESWLRVTVHPGTDVLLPPGARLGDVRAGLADLVCRPELRTAALLVDGVPVDDDQRCGTRPLLPGATVAVVSRGRRAVAGAAARTDDVLAAPLHVAVLAGGDAGRLVAVPDGAGRTRVDGLDLRRRVSRRGVRVRVRAPRGSRRVPDDAAVLVARPARAGRRVASWRAVRWRAGDALVTPQGVYALRPRPVLVHGPRTGPADPSSVDAAPGRPSTGLLATAAAPAVASLALAVTFRQPLYALLALAGPLALLVPALVEARRRRAARRTGRRDVPDRDGASPPGTDGSPATTPVDPLRPRPADALTWAAVARLAPATALPGTAPPGLGVGPGTAAATPVPRVRLPDGCVAVVGPRAAALAAARAVLGELLSTGSVPVVRHPPHAASDWAWCGWLSRASTVDSLETVRPPTGAATVLVVDGALPAGEPARAWERLGPAGTDLLLVLDDAARVPAWCRTVVDVTGPTAVVTGPDGARAVREHVGAGQDWAVALARRIAAAEHLGRIDGTDPAGRDPGDPTSPGLPADVALGQLLGLPTVPRDLTAWVDARWQDAARRDGSGLRAVLGVGSGGATVAVDLVRDGPHVLVAGTTGAGKSELLQTLVAGLALGRSPEELSFALVDFKGGASFGACGRLPHVVGTVTDLDPGLAGRALAGLRSELRRREHVLAAAGATSIDELPRGRLPRLVVVVDEFRALADDLPDLLPGLLRVAAQGRSLGVHLVLATQRPAGAVSTDVRANITLRLALRVVDVADSRDVVESPLAALVPASAPGRLVLRRGAEPPLAVQCARAGAPTPVPASGARAAPPWGVARGRARDALPAHDDGDAAGAGAPRPADDELPRIVAALREVAERAGLRPPPPPWLPALPDHVGPDDLADVAHDGEVRTGDLPEEPSDDPVRSGDGRFGLAEGAARSAVATLPVALGDLPDLQRRTVVRWDPRDGHLAVLGRARSGRTTALRALGWAAVDRGWTVHAVGSGLADLAAHPGTGTVVDRDDPRRLVRLLRLLAGHDDGQERPPGTDAVDGALLLVDDVDAVRSVLAGLAGGAGADALTDVLAGPVAVAVGCGGPTVAGLSSLVGVRAVLVSRDRHDDVSLGVPAALAGRGGPPGRAVWLGPGEPVLCQVALPAAPPPGPGPGRTTHPAARTGSGAPDRGARPGAFRLLPLPERVVPAELASLVPRPAASGPRAAGAGRLQIPVGRGGDVAGTVTLDVSRGALVVGPPGSGRTSALVLLARHLAREGVLAAVVARDETLAAAAGPPTIVVRRHAPADVGALLDAVAAGTRTTARESPQEKVPEDGPPAPPGVVVVDDLDVLVQLCVVEGERLAAACRDGLVLLASATTGGAASALRGPLADLRGVRTGVVLAPGERGSTEVFGGGLEWLAEPGRPRPGRGVLVQGARLAPVQLALPSADARPSRTSRDEPSGHQP
- a CDS encoding DUF2505 domain-containing protein — translated: MHLSVELRYPAAVPVVGTMLADEEFVRWRAARSGGDGAHVEQVDVTGSAGEGFTVTVRRTLPTDQIPAHVRSFVGGQLEIRQAEAWEPERAGERSGTVSLEITGAPVRLTGTVTLSPDGDGTVERYAGEVKASVPLFGGAIEQAAAEAVRAALAAEEAAGREWLAR